AGCGCTTGTGGCACTGCTGGCACTCGACGAGCGGGTCGGAGAAGACCTCGACATGGCCGGATGCCTCCCACACCTGCTTCGGCAGGATCACCGACGAGTCCAGGCCGACGACGTCGTCGCGGCCCTGCACCATGGTCTTCCACCACTGGCGCTTGATGTTCTCCTTGAGCTCCACGCCGAGGGGGCCGTAGTCCCACGCCGACCGGGATCCGCCGTAGATCTCCCCCGCCTGGAAGACGAACCCGCGGTGCTGGGCGAGGGTGATGACGGAATCGAGTCGGCTGGGTGCGGCCACGGTGGCTCCAATGGTCCTTCGGGAGGGGGTCGGGCGGATGCGCCCGGAAACGTACGACTCCCTATCCTACGGGCGGCGCGAGGCCCCGAATGCCCCTAGGTTGGGAGCACGACGACCGGGAGGGGGGCGGCGATGGCGGATCGGGTCGGCAGGGCGACGAGATACCGGATGCCCCCGCCCGAGACGGCCACCGACGCCGAGCTCTCCCGGCGCACCGAGTCCCGCTTCGGGTCGGCGTTCGGCCGCCTGCTGCGCTTCCTTGTGCGGGCGCCGCTCAGCGTCGCCCTCGCTGTGCTGCTCGCGGTGAACTGGCTGTTCCAGGGGCATCCGCTCGCCCCGCTCGACGAGGAGCTGCTCGAGCAGTTCGGCGCGGGCGTCGGGCCGACGCTCGAGGACGGCCGCTGGTGGACCGTCTTCACCGCCGCGGGCTTCGTCTCGGGTCCGGTCGAGGCGATCGTCTCGATCGTCGCCGCACTCCTGCTGCTCGGCACCGCCGAGCGCGTGATGGGCACCTGGCGCGCGCTCGTCGCCGGGCTCGTCACCGGCGCCGCGGGCTACGGCGTGGGCATCGGCATCGTGGCCATGGGCGCGTGGGCCGGCGAGTGGTGGGCCCTGCTGTCGGCGACGGTGGTCACGGTCGATCCGCTCCCAGGCATCATCGGCGCGCTCATGGCGGCCAGCGCCTTCATGCCCCGGCTCTGGGCGACCCGCACGCGCGTCGCGGTGCTCACGGTGGTGCTCGTCTTCGTGCTCTACGACGGCGACCCGCAGCACCTGTACCGGCTCTTCGCCGCCCTCGCCGGCCTGCTGCTCGGCGCCGTGTTCCAGGGCAACCCGTCGACCCTCAGGCCCCGCCGTTCGTCGTTCCGCGAGGTGCGCGCGCTGCTCGCGACCGTCGTCGCCGCCGGCGCGCTCGGGCCGATCGTCGCGGTGCTCAACCCCGACGCGTTCACGCCGTTCTCGCTGCTCTCGGCGAACCTCGACCCGGCGATCGACGCCGACCGCATCGGCGCGCGGTGCGATCGCTTCTCGTCGGCCGCCTGCGACGAGGCGATCATCGTCGCGAGCACGCAGGGCGTCGGGCCGTTCCTGCTCACCATGGTGCCGGTCGCGCTGCTGCTGATCGCCGCGTGGGGCATCCGCAAGGGGCGGCGCTTCGCGCTCTGGCTCGCGATCCTCATCAACATCTCGATCGCGCTCTCGGCGCTCATCGCCTTCGACGTCGCCGAGGCGGTGGCCGAGTTCCAGGCCGCCGACGTGGGCATCGGCGAGCTCATCGTCTGGGTGGTCGCGGCCCTGGCGCTGCCGGTCGCGATCGCGGTGCTGCTGTTCGCCCTGCGCCGCCGCGTCGCGCTGCCGAGCCCGCGCGGCGGCGTCGTGCAGTTCCTGACGGTCGTGCTGGTCACGGGCGCCGTGCTCTCGGCGCTCTACTTCATGCTCGGGCTGACCGCGCTGAGCGGCTTCGTGCCCGACGCGACCATCGGCGACCTCACGGTCGACACGATCAAGCGCTTCCTGCCGCCGCACATCGTGGCGACGATCGACCCGCTGATGCTGCCGTCGGGCACGCTCGCGTTCATCGCCCACCAGTGGGTCGGCGTGCTGTTCTGGGCGGTGTTCGCGGTGGCATCCGTCGCCCTGCTCCGCCGCACCGACTCGCGCGGTTCGCTCACCGACCAGCGCCTCATGCGCACGCTGCTCGAGCGGCACGGCGGCGGCACGCTCGGCTACCTCGGCACCTGGCGGGGCACGTCGTACTGGTTCGCCGACGACCTCGACGCGGGCGTCTCGTTCCGCCTCGAGAACGGGGTCGCCCTCGCGATCTCCGACCCGGTGTGCGCGCCCGAGCGGCTCGACGAGGTCGTCGCGGGCTTCGTCGCCTACTGCGACGAGGCCGGGTGGACACCCGTGTTCTACAGCGCGCACGAGGCCACGCGCGCCGCGGCCGAGCGGCTCGGCTGGCACTCGATCTCGGTCGGCGAGGAGACGCGCATCGACCCGACCGTCGTGGCGTTCCGCGGCAAGGCGTGGGCGAAGGTGCGGCAGCCGCTGAACCGCGGCATCCGCGAGGGCCTCACCACGGTGTGGAGCTCGTGGCGCGACCTGCCGCTGCCGGTGCAGGGACGCGTCGCCGCGATCTCCGAGCAGTGGGTCGCCGAGAAGGCGCTTCCCGAGATGGGCTTCACGCTCAGCGGCGTCGACGAGCTGCGCGACCCGAGCGTGCGGCTCATGCTCGCGGTCGACGCGCAGGAGCACGTGCACGGCGTGACGAGCTGGCTGCCCGTGCACGGCGACGGCCGCCTCGTCGGCTGGACGATCGA
This portion of the Agromyces rhizosphaerae genome encodes:
- a CDS encoding bifunctional lysylphosphatidylglycerol flippase/synthetase MprF, with translation MPPPETATDAELSRRTESRFGSAFGRLLRFLVRAPLSVALAVLLAVNWLFQGHPLAPLDEELLEQFGAGVGPTLEDGRWWTVFTAAGFVSGPVEAIVSIVAALLLLGTAERVMGTWRALVAGLVTGAAGYGVGIGIVAMGAWAGEWWALLSATVVTVDPLPGIIGALMAASAFMPRLWATRTRVAVLTVVLVFVLYDGDPQHLYRLFAALAGLLLGAVFQGNPSTLRPRRSSFREVRALLATVVAAGALGPIVAVLNPDAFTPFSLLSANLDPAIDADRIGARCDRFSSAACDEAIIVASTQGVGPFLLTMVPVALLLIAAWGIRKGRRFALWLAILINISIALSALIAFDVAEAVAEFQAADVGIGELIVWVVAALALPVAIAVLLFALRRRVALPSPRGGVVQFLTVVLVTGAVLSALYFMLGLTALSGFVPDATIGDLTVDTIKRFLPPHIVATIDPLMLPSGTLAFIAHQWVGVLFWAVFAVASVALLRRTDSRGSLTDQRLMRTLLERHGGGTLGYLGTWRGTSYWFADDLDAGVSFRLENGVALAISDPVCAPERLDEVVAGFVAYCDEAGWTPVFYSAHEATRAAAERLGWHSISVGEETRIDPTVVAFRGKAWAKVRQPLNRGIREGLTTVWSSWRDLPLPVQGRVAAISEQWVAEKALPEMGFTLSGVDELRDPSVRLMLAVDAQEHVHGVTSWLPVHGDGRLVGWTIDFMRRADDAMPGVMEYLIASATLHMKEESLTVLSLSGAPLATKPVADGETPPEPTAIDQVLAFLARTLEPAYGFASLFRFKAKFNPQYETLWLSYADPASLPAIAVALSRAYLPRVTRKQAVALTRAVAR